One segment of Acropora muricata isolate sample 2 chromosome 8, ASM3666990v1, whole genome shotgun sequence DNA contains the following:
- the LOC136926980 gene encoding uncharacterized protein, which yields MAALGLAIAWVDSELSFSINKMESVVTNVNSSDILTESDIPGALLPHEAPELCNVVQLKRWLTCRGASSTGRKVELVSRVKDYMKCGLDKKELRDPDGGVHLARKKAQLGILERHIPDCTALFPTTGFTETLQGLPQITFKTVWTYMVTSVGAKKQLSTAKPLVKGFNFYKSGHVFTVKSCNGDNGSRCYVKSQVLPSMKKSEAYLCHIVIRSNGLVQKASCGCPAGIDGRCNHVAATLFSLEEFCKVRKQQNEEACTSQSCKWNVPRKRKIDLVSIANMKFRKHEHAKMKKSREPVISPGHDVRPAKYRNTNANTNTKRYNTYSKVIDFQSKTGKLIGLSHILQQHTTNVIKEAKYRRDVRL from the exons ATGGCCGCGTTAGGCCTGGCGATAGCTTGGGTAGACAGCGAGCTTTCCTTTAGTATAAACAAAATGGAGTCTGTAGTAACAAATGTAAATTCGAGCGATATTCTGACTGAATCAGACATTCCAGGAGCTTTATTACCTCATGAAGCCCCAGAATTATGTAATGTCGTACAACTGAAGAGATGGTTGACTTGTCGAGGAGCTTCTTCAACGGGAAGAAAAGTCGAACTTGTATCAAG GGTAAAGGATTATATGAAATGTGGACTAGACAAGAAAGAACTACGAGATCCTGATGGTGGCGTCCATCTCGCAAGAAAGAAAGCACAACTTGGCATTTTGGAACGGCATATTCCTGACTGTACAGCGCTTTTCCCTACTACTGGATTTACTGAAACACTTCAAGGACTACCGCAAATCACATTCAAGACTGTATGGACATATATGGTTACTTCTGTTGGTGCTAAAAAGCAGCTATCTACTGCTAAACCGTTGGtaaaaggtttcaatttttatAAATCTGGACATGTTTTTACTGTAAAATCATGTAATGGCGACAATGGTTCAAGATGCTATGTCAAGTCTCAAGTATTACCATCAATGAAGAAATCTGAAGCATATTTGTGTCATATAGTTATCAGAAGTAATGGTCTTGTACAGAAAGCAAGCTGTGGATGCCCAGCTGGTATAGATGGGCGCTGCAACCATGTTGCAGCAACACTGTTCTCCTTAGAGGAGTTTTGTAAAgtgagaaaacaacaaaatgaagaagCCTGTACTTCTCAAAGTTGCAAATGGAACGTTCCCAGAAAGCGCAAAATTGATCTCGTGTCAATTGCAAATATGAAATTTCGTAAACACGAGCATGCAAAAATGAAGAAGTCAAGAGAGCCAGTTATTTCACCTGGACATGATGTAAGACCTGCCAAATATCGCAACACTAATGCTAACACAAACACAAAACGCTATAACACTTACTCCAAAGTTATTGATTTTCAATCCAAGACTGGAAAACTTATTGGTCTCAGTCATATTTTACAGCAACATACAACAAATGTCATCAAAGAGGCT AAATACAGAAGAGATGTGAGGCTGTGA
- the LOC136926977 gene encoding uncharacterized protein — translation MPKPVNCCVPGCFNNFRNSTGLQYYRIPKDSRLRTEYVRLIRNKTLKLNSDNTRICSEHFEGGRKMNPDNLPSIFPWTKAKESRRQLIRKEPSQRQNLQQSEPSAMEMETTTNINEEPFTVFVEEGTQCSAHQPSFVDQGTQTEVFDFIDIKQHESTILELNHTIERLTKEVNQLNHQLQEFRFDIDNFKDSASDISFYTGFSDYETLMLCYSIVEESSKNLNYGSYVKQTDDGKIGRRRKLSNFQEFIMVLVKLRLGLFNRDLAYRFKVSENTVSLIFRTWIRFLRVELEPLICLPPREVLRQHMPPIFKLHYPKTALIIDCTEFEMERPSSLDNQSACYSQYKSRTTMKALIGITASGVTAFASELYPGSISDKEIVKKSGLLEILQPGDEIMADKGFLIKDDLASVGATLVLPKFLQGKKQFNKEEAAHNKKVACLRVHVERCMERIKNWHILDRKLTITSASLASDIVVVLSAFTNFLPPLIS, via the coding sequence ATGCCCAAACCTGTAAATTGCTGTGTCCCTGGGTGCTTCAACAACTTTAGAAATTCTACTGGGCTTCAATATTACAGGATTCCCAAAGATAGTCGACTTAGAACGGAATATGTTCGCTTGATTCGAAACAAAACACTAAAACTCAACAGCGACAACACAAGGATTTGCTCCGAGCATTTCGAAGGTGGAAGGAAAATGAATCCAGACAATTTGCCCTCAATATTTCCATGGActaaagcaaaagaaagtcgAAGGCAGCTTATCAGAAAAGAGCCATCACAAAGAcaaaatctgcagcaaagtgaACCGAGTGCCATGGaaatggaaacaacaacaaatatcaATGAAGAACCATTCACTGTATTTGTTGAGGAAGGAACACAGTGTTCTGCACACCAACCATCCTTTGTTGATCAAGGAACACAAACAGAAGTGTTTGACTTTATTGACATCAAGCAACACGAGAGTACTATTCTTGAATTGAATCACACCATCGAAAGACTGACAAAAGAGGTGAATCAGCTAAACCATCAGTTGCAAGAATTTAGATTTGACATTGATAATTTCAAGGATAGTGCGAGTGATATTTCATTCTACACCGGTTTTAGTGATTATGAAACATTGATGCTATGCTACAGCATCGTTGAAGAGTCTTCAAAGAATCTAAATTATGGATCCTATGTGAAGCAAACAGATGATGGAAAGATTGGAAGACGAAGAAAGTTGTCAAACTTTCAAGAGTTCATAATGGTATTAGTGAAACTACGACTTGGTCTGTTTAACCGAGATCTGGCTTATCGATTCAAAGTCAGTGAGAACACTGTATCTTTGATATTCAGAACTTGGATCAGGTTCTTGAGAGTAGAGCTTGAGCCTTTAATCTGCTTGCCACCCAGAGAAGTTCTGAGACAACATATGCCTCCTATCTTCAAACTGCACTACCCCAAGACTGCACTGATTATTGATTGTACAGAATTTGAAATGGAAAGGCCATCCTCTCTTGATAACCAATCTGCATGCTATTCACAGTATAAGTCAAGAACAACAATGAAGGCATTGATTGGTATAACTGCAAGTGGAGTCACAGCATTTGCCAGTGAGCTGTACCCAGGAAGCATATCAGATAAGGAGATAGTCAAGAAAAGTGGTCTGCTGGAAATCTTGCAACCTGGGGATGAAATCATGGCAGACAAAGGATTCTTAATTAAAGATGACTTAGCATCTGTTGGAGCAACATTGGTTCTGCCCAAATTTCTACAAGGCAAAAAACAATTCAACAAGGAAGAGGCAGCACACAACAAGAAAGTTGCATGTCTACGGGTTCATGTGGAAAGGTGCATGGAGCGAATTAAGAACTGGCATATCTTGGACAGGAAACTTACCATTACATCGGCTTCACTGGCTTcagacattgttgttgttttatctgCATTCACCAATTTTTTACCCCCTTTAATATCTTAA